In Theropithecus gelada isolate Dixy chromosome 13, Tgel_1.0, whole genome shotgun sequence, one DNA window encodes the following:
- the ALLC gene encoding probable allantoicase has protein sequence MADAPKEGRLTRFLDFTQLTDMASESVGGKILFATDDFFAPAENLIKSDSPCFKEREYTEFGKWMDGWETRRKRIPGHDWCVLRLGIQGVIRAFDVDVSYFTGDYAPRMSIQAANLEEEKLPEIPERGIRTGAAATPEEFEAIAELKSDDWSYLVPMTELKPGNPASGHNYFLVNSQQRWTHIRLNIFPDGGIARLRVLGTGQKDWTATDPKEHADLVAIAFGGVCVGFSSAKFGHPNNIIGVGGAKSMVDGWETARRLDRPPILENDDNGILLVPGCEWAVFRLAHPGVITRIEIDTKYFKGNAPDSCKVDGCVLTTQEEEDMIKQKWILPAHKWKPLLPVTKLSPNQSHLFDSLTLELQDVITHARLTIVPDGGVSRLRLRGFPSSICLLRPREKPMMKFSVGFKANP, from the exons ATGGCTGATGCTCCGAAGGAGGGAAGACTGACCCGGTTTCTGGACTTCACCCAGCTGACGGACATGGCATCTGAGTCCGTAGGAGGAAAA ATTTTATTTGCAACAGATGACTTTTTTGCTCCTGCAGAAAACCTCATAAAG AGTGACAGCCCGTGCTTTAAAGAGCGTGAATATACTGAGTTTGGGAAATGGATGGATGGCTGGGAGACCAGGAGGAAAAGGATTCCAG GTCATGACTGGTGCGTCCTCAGGTTGGGGATCCAAGGAGTCATCCGGGCCTTCGACGTGGACGTTTCTTATTTCACGGGAGATTACGCTCCTCGAATGTCAATTCAAGCAGCAAACTTGGAAGAAG AAAAACTACCAGAAATCCCAGAAAGAGGCATCAGGACAGGAGCCGCAGCCACTCCCGAGGAGTTTGAAGCCATTGCTGAG CTAAAATCTGATGACTGGAGTTACTTGGTTCCCATGACAGAGCTTAAGCCAGGAAACCCTGCTTCTGGCCACAACTATTTTCTTGTCAATTCCCAGCAGAGATGGACTCATATCAGACTCAACATTTTCCCAG ATGGTGGAATTGCACGACTTAGAGTATTAGGTACTGGACAAAAAGACTGGACTGCAACTGACCCCAAAGAACATGCAGACCTAGTGGCCATCGCTTTTGGGGGTGTCTGTGTAGGATTTAGTAGTGCTAAGTTTGGGCACCCAAACAATATAATAG GAGTCGGCGGGGCAAAGTCTATGGTGGATGGTTGGGAAACGGCAAGAAGGCTGGACCGGCCACCGATATTAGAa AATGATGACAATGGCATTCTCTTGGTTCCGGGTTGTGAATGGGCAGTTTTCCGATTGGCACATCCTGGAGTAATAACTCGAATTGAAAttgacacaaaatattttaaag GCAATGCTCCTGACAGCTGTAAAGTGGATGGGTGCGTCCTGACAACTCAAGAAGAAGAAGACATGATCAAGCAAAAGTGGATTCTCCCGGCCCATAAGTGGAAACCACTGCTTCCAGTGACCAAG CTGTCTCCCAACCAAAGTCACCTGTTCGATAGCCTGACCCTGGAGCTCCAAGATGTCATCACTCACGCCAGGCTCACCATCGTCCCCGACGGGGGAGTGAGCCGCCTTCGGCTCCGGGGCTTCCCCAGCTCCATCTGCCTCCTGAGGCCCCGGGAGAAGCCCATGATGAAGTTCTCAGTGGGCTTCAAAGCAAACCCTTAA